A single Gemmatimonadota bacterium DNA region contains:
- a CDS encoding amino acid ABC transporter substrate-binding protein has protein sequence MAMALAVALVVAACGNEDPTGPDPTTMPVPKPIVLGAAVAETGRLSTPGAEVSRGYRLAVELLNEQGGIGGRKVQLVIHDDGSDADASVRLYQEMIASDSITAFLGPYGSGITEPVISVTESAGIPLVASAAAAPEIWANRGRQWSVQMSNPGPTYLEGSVELAAQAGARTVALVWEDTAFPTAVAQGIRDAARTRGLDLVMEQAYAAGGADHEALAAMARDAGADLFIGGGYSDDAIAFARAVTAVEYRPLLTSLLLASGASFIGEAGAAGRCVIGNAAWDPSIRTEGYITTNDTFIRRYEAAYNKMPDYQAASGFGAVELLAEGINRAATLTGEIDRASIRDFLFATSKQTVLGPFGVYPLGDAQAGAQRDLKGIQIQWQDDGAGGLVSRIVHPPEVSQASLCFTR, from the coding sequence ATGGCGATGGCATTGGCGGTGGCACTGGTGGTGGCCGCGTGCGGTAACGAAGATCCGACGGGACCTGATCCCACGACGATGCCGGTACCGAAACCCATCGTGCTTGGAGCGGCTGTGGCCGAGACCGGTCGCCTCAGCACGCCCGGGGCAGAGGTCAGCCGCGGCTATCGGCTTGCCGTTGAACTGCTGAACGAGCAGGGCGGGATCGGCGGGCGGAAGGTGCAGTTGGTGATTCACGACGATGGAAGCGACGCGGACGCGAGCGTTCGCCTTTACCAGGAGATGATCGCCTCGGATTCCATCACCGCCTTTCTGGGCCCTTACGGCAGTGGGATCACCGAACCTGTGATCAGCGTGACGGAATCGGCCGGCATCCCGCTCGTTGCCTCGGCGGCAGCGGCTCCCGAGATCTGGGCGAATCGAGGTCGGCAGTGGAGCGTGCAGATGTCGAATCCGGGCCCGACTTATCTCGAGGGTTCCGTGGAACTGGCCGCGCAGGCCGGTGCGCGCACGGTGGCCCTGGTCTGGGAGGATACGGCCTTTCCAACGGCGGTGGCCCAGGGCATTCGCGATGCGGCCCGGACCCGGGGCCTCGACCTCGTGATGGAGCAGGCCTACGCGGCGGGCGGCGCGGACCACGAGGCCCTGGCGGCCATGGCGCGGGATGCGGGCGCCGATCTGTTCATCGGCGGAGGGTATTCCGACGACGCGATCGCGTTCGCGAGGGCCGTGACCGCCGTGGAATACAGACCGCTCCTGACGTCCCTTCTCCTGGCGAGCGGAGCATCCTTCATAGGCGAGGCGGGCGCGGCCGGGCGTTGCGTCATCGGCAACGCGGCCTGGGATCCATCGATCCGCACGGAGGGATACATCACCACGAACGATACGTTCATTCGACGCTACGAAGCGGCCTACAACAAGATGCCGGACTACCAGGCCGCATCGGGTTTCGGCGCCGTGGAACTTCTGGCGGAGGGCATCAACCGGGCCGCCACGCTCACCGGGGAAATCGACCGCGCGTCAATCCGCGACTTTTTATTCGCGACCTCCAAACAGACCGTACTGGGACCCTTTGGCGTCTATCCGCTAGGTGACGCCCAGGCCGGTGCGCAGCGCGACCTGAAGGGCATACAGATCCAGTGGCAGGACGACGGGGCGGGGGGCCTGGTCAGTCGCATCGTACATCCGCCGGAGGTCAGCCAGGCGTCTTTGTGCTTCACGCGCTGA
- a CDS encoding DUF1330 domain-containing protein, whose protein sequence is MPAYVISMMSVHDPGTYRKYTDRTPPIVKKYGGRFLTRGEEIACVEGRDYDGRMVILEFPSRAHAEAWYNDPAYQEAMKFRQAASTMNYLLIQAGGENTRDPDPKL, encoded by the coding sequence ATGCCTGCTTATGTCATCTCCATGATGTCCGTCCACGATCCCGGTACCTACCGGAAATACACCGACCGGACCCCTCCCATCGTCAAGAAATACGGGGGCAGGTTCCTGACGCGGGGCGAGGAAATCGCCTGTGTCGAGGGCAGGGATTACGACGGACGGATGGTGATTTTGGAGTTTCCCAGCAGGGCGCATGCAGAGGCGTGGTACAACGATCCGGCTTACCAGGAGGCGATGAAGTTCCGTCAGGCCGCGTCGACGATGAACTATCTGTTGATTCAGGCGGGTGGTGAGAATACCCGTGATCCGGACCCGAAGTTGTGA
- a CDS encoding HEPN domain-containing protein — protein sequence MRKQAKAWLELARDDLEVAEEIIDREDLTHMVAFHCQQAIEKSFKAILEEYERSTPKVHDLITLRNKIEKHIELDLNSDLLFQLNELYVDARYPSDLGLLPGGKPPIELSRRMCDVARGIWEQIEQNTA from the coding sequence ATGAGAAAACAGGCTAAAGCTTGGTTGGAATTGGCCCGTGATGACTTGGAGGTCGCGGAAGAGATCATAGATCGTGAGGACCTGACTCATATGGTTGCCTTCCACTGTCAGCAAGCGATCGAAAAATCATTCAAAGCCATCCTTGAAGAATACGAGCGTTCTACGCCAAAGGTCCATGACCTGATTACATTGAGAAACAAGATTGAAAAACACATAGAACTCGACTTAAATTCTGATCTTCTGTTCCAATTGAATGAACTGTACGTCGACGCACGATATCCTTCCGATTTGGGGTTGCTTCCAGGCGGCAAGCCGCCAATAGAACTATCCCGTAGGATGTGCGATGTTGCTAGAGGTATATGGGAACAAATAGAGCAGAATACGGCTTAA
- a CDS encoding nucleotidyltransferase domain-containing protein codes for MAQTNTVNNIVTRLLTLDPYRIVLFGSHAMDREHLESDVDLLVILDSEIISQTYEERIDKKISARHCIEEINKEIPIDLLVYTRAEYEYLLHQGVSFLNEIEKSGKTVYEKTG; via the coding sequence GTGGCTCAAACCAATACCGTGAACAACATTGTTACGCGCCTGTTGACGCTCGACCCGTACCGGATTGTGCTTTTCGGATCCCATGCAATGGATAGAGAACATCTGGAGAGTGATGTCGACCTTTTGGTCATCTTAGACTCTGAGATCATCTCGCAGACTTACGAGGAGAGAATAGACAAGAAAATCTCGGCGAGACACTGTATAGAGGAGATCAACAAGGAGATTCCCATTGATCTCCTGGTCTATACCAGGGCTGAGTACGAATACCTATTGCATCAAGGAGTATCGTTTCTAAATGAAATAGAGAAATCGGGAAAAACCGTATATGAGAAAACAGGCTAA